Proteins encoded together in one Camelina sativa cultivar DH55 chromosome 9, Cs, whole genome shotgun sequence window:
- the LOC104711273 gene encoding protein NRT1/ PTR FAMILY 2.10 has product MKSRVILNHRDKRDKNNNNNNSDLFCNYTQIETMERKPLEVETTTTNHHSAVDDVTSTTVDSFEEDQKKLVYRGWKVMPFIIGNETFEKLGIIGTLSNLLVYLTSVFNLKSYTAATIINAFSGTINFGTFIAAFLCDTYFGRYKTLCVAVIACFMGSFVILLTAAIPSLHPVACGNKSTCEGPSVGQIMFLLMGLGFLVIGAGGIRPCNLAFGADQFNPKSESGKKGINSFFNWYFFTFTFAQIISLTLIVYIQSNVSWTIGLTIPVVLMFLACVIFFAGDRLYVKVKASGSPLAGIAHVIAAAIKKRGLKPVKQPWVDLYNHIPRNYVNTTLKYTDQFRFLDKAAIKSPEDKLNSDGAASDPWKLCTLQQVEEVKCIVRVIPIWLASSIYYLAISLQMTYPVFQALQSDRRLGSGGFKIPGATYVVFLMTGMTIFIVFYDRVLVPSLRRVTGLETGITLLQRIGAGIVFAILSLLVSGFIEERRRTFALTKPTLGMAPRTGEISSMSAMWLIPQLTLAGIAEAFAAIGQMEFYYKQFPENMRSFAGSIFYIGGGISSYLASFLISTVHRTTEHSPTGNWLAEDLNKAKLDYFYFMLTGIMVVNLGYFLLMAKWYRYKGSNDEDITEIETNEEVTKKQQLQEKDSV; this is encoded by the exons ATGAAGAGCAGAGTCATCCTTAACCATAGAGACAAAAGAGATAagaacaataacaacaacaacagcgaCCTCTTCTGTAATTACACACAGATTGAGACTATGGAGAGAAAGCCCCTTGAGGTTGAGACGACGACAACGAACCACCACTCCGCCGTCGATGATGTGACATCTACGACGGTCGATTCATTCGAGGAAGATCAGAAAAAACTTGTTTATAGAGGATGGAAAGTCATGCCCTTCATCATTG GTAATGAGACATTTGAGAAGCTTGGGATCATAGGAACATTATCGAACCTTCTTGTCTACCTAACTTCTGTATTCAACCTTAAGAGCTATACAGCTGCAACTATCATCAATGCCTTTAGTGGCACTATCAATTTCGGCACTTTCATTGCTGCTTTCCTCTGTGACACTTACTTTGGTCGCTACAAGACTCTCTGTGTCGCTGTCATCGCTTGTTTCATg gGATCGTTTGTGATACTACTGACTGCTGCAATTCCTTCATTGCACCCCGTTGCTTGCGGAAACAAAAGCACATGCGAAGGTCCAAGTGTGGGACAGATAATGTTCCTGCTcatgggtttagggtttcttgtGATAGGCGCTGGTGGTATCAGACCGTGTAATTTAGCGTTTGGTGCTGATCAGTTCAACCCCAAATCCGAATCAGGAAAGAAAGGGATCAACAGTTTCTTCAACTGGTATTTCTTCACGTTCACGTTCGCTCAGATCATCTCACTCACACTCATTGTGTATATCCAGTCAAATGTGAGTTGGACCATCGGTTTGACTATCCCTGTGGTTCTTATGTTCTTGGCCTGCGTCATCTTCTTTGCTGGGGATAGACTCTATGTAAAAGTTAAAGCCTCGGGTAGTCCTTTGGCTGGTATAGCTCATGTTATAGCAGCCGCTATCAAGAAACGTGGTTTGAAGCCTGTTAAGCAGCCTTGGGTTGATCTTTACAACCACATCCCACGCAACTATGTGAACACTACTCTAAAATACACCGACCAGTTCAG GTTTCTAGACAAAGCAGCGATTAAGTCACCCGAGGACAAGTTGAACTCTGATGGAGCGGCTTCAGATCCATGGAAACTATGCACGTTGCAGCAAGTGGAAGAAGTGAAGTGCATTGTTAGAGTGATCCCAATCTGGCTTGCTTCCTCGATTTACTATCTTGCAATAAGTCTGCAAATGACTTATCCTGTCTTCCAAGCACTCCAGAGTGACCGGCGTTTGGGTTCTGGTGGCTTCAAGATTCCCGGGGCAACCTATGTAGTGTTCTTAATGACGGGGATGACAATTTTCATCGTATTCTATGACCGTGTTCTTGTCCCGTCGCTCAGGAGAGTGACCGGGTTAGAAACTGGCATAACACTCTTACAAAGAATCGGAGCAGGGATTGTGTTTGCGATCTTGAGTTTGTTAGTGTCTGGATTTATAGAGGAAAGGAGAAGAACCTTTGCGCTGACAAAACCAACACTCGGGATGGCGCCTAGGACAGGAGAAATCTCTTCCATGTCAGCTATGTGGCTGATTCCGCAGCTCACACTTGCAGGCATAGCAGAAGCTTTTGCTGCCATTGGACAGATGGAGTTTTACTACAAGCAGTTTCCTGAAAACATGAGGAGCTTCGCCGGTTCTATCTTCTATATTGGTGGTGGGATTTCGAGCTACCTCGCTAGCTTCTTGATCTCAACTGTTCATCGAACAACTGAGCATTCACCTACAGGGAATTGGTTAGCTGAGGATCTGAACAAAGCCAAATTGGATTACTTCTATTTCATGCTCACAGGAATCATGGTCGTTAACTTGGGTTACTTCTTGTTGATGGCTAAATGGTATAGATACAAAGGCAGTAATGATGAAGACATCACTGAGATTGAGACCAATGAAGAAGTGACCAAGAAACAGCAGCTACAAGAAAAGGACTCTGTCTGA